The Primulina huaijiensis isolate GDHJ02 chromosome 10, ASM1229523v2, whole genome shotgun sequence region cttgtaaatatttaatctcGAACATATGTTCGGAtccataatttttgaaaaaatttattctcctcaaacatttaattacacaATAATACTAACATTGTATGTTTGACATAATTTTAAATCGAATATGTTACCATTTCTAGtccagtaaaataaataataattataatagtaTTTTTACATTTTGACATGGTTAGGGAGTTTAAACAAAGTTTTTAGTGTATATGGAATAAATAACGACTTGTGtattgattttatgatttatctCCAACTgatccaactaaaaatatatgaatattaaatattaagaaaaataagctatatttattaaattaaaaaattgcatatctaaattatttgaatgaataatgtaatatatacttttaattttttgactTACTCttttatgaatatatttaaaaaattctttattatatatgatattatcatGTATCTAAATAcgttaaattcataaaaatatttttaaaaaataaaagtgatacagatttttaaaatttatcttgTTCACATtacacaaaatataataaaaaagtttaaaaatacattataaaatatttcaatttttaattttcaactcaccttattttaaaatcatgacTACGAGGCCCATGAGGCTTTTCCCCATGTCAGTATTTGAAGCGCCCAAAAAGTTGTTATATGCTAGGCTAGTTATTTGCATCTAGctcaaattctttattttttttttaaaaaaaaagggccACGCTAGTTATTTGCATCTGGctcaaattctttatttttttttaaaaaaaaagttgtggCCCTTGCTTAACTATTTTAAACCAATAACATATGAGCTTTAACTTTTTAACATtgctttaaatttttagatgtaACCCATCATTTTCATTAGTAATTTTCTTGATTCCACttattagaaaaaataataaaagtaatgtgataattaaaaataattttttatgataatgtgatagatgaaatatcaaatatcaaaattatcatcatttacatgttcatcttcattttccaaattttcgTTATCAGCTTATCGCTTGATTTGTATCTATCGATATCTTGTTCTTCGGCTTCCTCGTCAAGATTGATCTCTCCTTCATTCATAATATTATTTCGAgctgaatatttttttttgttaaagtaAATGATGATGCTTATTTTTAAGTAGATACATGGTGAGATCGAAAGTCGTACACACCTTCACCAACCCCAGCCTCTTGCGCTACATCAATTTTTAATTGAAACTtgaaagtaacataaaatgaaaatattatctACATTAGCATTGTAACTTGCATCATCTGTTACAACTTGAATCACATTCTTTTCTCAAATGCGAATCACAAAATtaaaaagtaactcaaaaatgTTGTCACTCGGTTGAGAATAAACGAAACATCAACTAATTCAATAAACATAATTGAACCATATATTAGTTGTTTCcctttcatttaaatttaagattGAAGTTCAGCTGCATCCCCGTCTTCTTCCAAATAAACAATatcattaaaatcaagaatatcaaCCATTTGATTCTTCGCATTACTCTTTTTTTTGCATGAACTCTTTACTTTCTTATTTGTAATGCTCCGaccatttcaaataaatttcacATTTCTATTGCCCCATATAAATGTAGCATGTGTCAGATAAATCCCTTCTACAAGATAAATGTGGAATCTCAAAAAATGTTGATGATACAgtgatttaaaatataaaaatctcaCTTTTATCATCCTAAGAAAATAAACTTAAGGAGACGGGATTTACATTTACGAAACCAAGGTATAAGATTGGGTTACTAGTGAGTTTCATCAAGAACCCTCGCTTTAGGAGCAAGGAGTTTTGTCAAGGGAATTTCCCTTGAGGCTTGTGGTCGTGTTTTGGGATCAGATTCCCATTTCCGAAAGACGAGTGGGGGAACACCTTGAGAAGTCGACTGACTTGATTATCAAATCCGCATTCTGCTTCGACTCCATTATAAGCTCCGCATTAGGACGATCGTTATAATCAATCTGCAGTTTGAATTAGTCTTgaaaaaataaccaaaacaaGACACCAATCTGGAATCAACAGATGAGAGATGAGAGGTCACTCACCCGCCATTTTGCAACATCAGGAGGCTTTCCTTCATCGTAAGAAAAAGACAGAATTAGATGATTTCTATATCTATAATTAACACAGGAATACCATGTCTAATACTCAATAAGAATATACCTGTTGATATATGTCTTTTTAAGACCCGTTTCATTGCTTTTTCGATGTCAACATCAATGAACCTGGGAAAAGATtcacaaaattttatgtattcACGGCGTTTCTTGGTAATCTTAGTCTCTTTCTTCACGAATAATAGGATCTTGAATAAGTATGATAACCGATCCATTCTCATAACAAGCAAACAACTTGTTTTTTAGCAGTCAGCACCGCACAACGCAAATTTTTTGCGTAAAAGTTAATTTAAGAATCAATTGCTGCGTTTTCCCCATCAgcatagaaaaaaagattaACCAACAAGTTAGCGCATTTGACTGGACTAATCctgaaaagaaaatatataagataAATGTTTTACCACTTCTCATCAAATATACATGAGATATCCCTCCAGACATCCTCATCTAAAAGCAAATAATTCCCTTCGACTATCACTATCTTGTGCCTGCATATGAAGAAAAACAGCGTATGAGTGGCAGTATCGAGCAGTGTGCAACAGATGACGTACAAAGGATGCATCCTAGCTTTTAGGTTTTAATATATGTGTACATGCAAGAACATAAATCACGCGAACACGTGTACTACAGTTTATCCTTGGTGAAAGACATTCACATATGCCATTTAGCGAAATGGTTTGCTCTTATCTTTTCCTGCTTCTCTTATTTGGAATTTTTCTTAGTTCATATTCTATGAGCTAATAAATGTCTTGATACAGCGATAAATACTGTAACGACCAAATATCCTTTAATTGGACCTGGTAAAAAACTTACAATTCCTGCAACCAATTAACGGGAAACATGGAATGAAATGGGAACACTCACGCACATTTACCAGCATCTAACTTCTTAGTGTAATTTAACCGGTTAATGAAATCTTTGAACCAAGTAAGACACATGGACGTCACAATCACTGAAAACAACCATAATAAATGATTGGGAGCAATTTAGTGATAGCTTCACAAAAACAAATTGATCGAAGCAAAAGAATTACGCCAAGTATTCATAACACCTTCTACACTAATAATTTACACCCTACAAGTGTAATTTGGTTCGATTCCATAAAAATTTGACCTCCCTCATCTCATATTTATCGACCCATTAGAAATATGAAACATGTTGATGTGTGTGAAAATATATAAACCTTCATCAGCACTTGAATAAATTTATCCCAAAACTTCCTGTACACATTTGATCCATCATGTAAATGATAAGTTCAACTTACTGAAGGTTCACAAAAATGTCATCTTCAACAGGATCACCCACTCCATGGTCAAAAGATGGTACACACACAGATCCCTGGACGAAGAACGAGTGCAACATGAGGGTGGATACACATATATTTCATATGAACAATGGTAGCAGCAAAATACAACACGAAGGAAGGATGAGATTTTATGTTTATAATATACACCAATTCTCCATAAATGCATCATACTGAGATAACAATCCAGTCCAGCAAAAAAAGCCAACCAGGACACAATATTGATTAACTAAATGACTGGACCGCAGATAATCTAATACAAATCACCTCATTTTTCAGCTTTGTTAGGCATCTTAAAAGTCGTTCAGGGTCAAATGTCCAAGGAGCTGAATCACcagaaaaaatatcaaaattgtgAATGCATGAAAGCTAAAACAAGTGCTGCAGGAAAAAGAGGCTCACATCCCCTTCTTGCATGGGCTTCCTCTGGATCCTAACAAGAAAGAACAAATGCCTGTAATCAGAACGGTCACGATTTATGTTATAAAACAAAGTATTACTCCTACTACTAGCAAAAAACCATTCAAGAGAATAATACAAGTAAATGTAAGAAGTggcaaatacatgaaaattGCTATTTAACCTTCATTGCATCGAGCTGATGACGGTAAAGGTGAAATCCATCCATGGGAAGCACGAGAGCAACTTGTGGAGACTCAACTTGAGAACCAAAGTATGATGATTTTTGGGGCCACAACTCATTGACATAGCGAACTACCTCGGATGCAAGAGTACTCTTTCCTGATCCAGGTGGGCCACACAGACCAATAATATGCCTGCAAGTTAATACTGATTATTCCTTTTGTAGTTTTGtttaaaacaagaataactTTTTAGATCAGGTGATTggtcatttcttttttttttttagagaacCAACTTTCAAGATAAGGTGATTGGGCGTACTTAACAACAAGGATTACTCTATATTGACAAGTAAAAATATACATGCAATCGGTATATACTGATACTGTTTTTCTTCCTTCATCGAATTGTGTGAAGTGCTAGTACGCTCTTTCCCAGACAAGAGAGATTGCCTCAgttcaaaagaagaaaaagagtgGGAAGATTCCATCATCAGATGCTTTCTGACATTAGGCTCGCCAACATacaaatttaacaaaatatcaACTTGTTTGAGgttgaaaaataacattttccaaAGAAAGAATCTCTAACTCACTTAAAATTGGGGTTTGATTCAGCTGCTGCAGTCAGAAGAAGACGTTCTGCCAAGATTTTGCATATCTCATCCATGCATCTGATGGAAATGAACAAATTCCAGGTAAATGAAAGGAAAGTATAGAAAAAGAGTCCAATGTATGCCGCCGATAAAAAAGTAACAGAACTCATGGCATACCCTGAGTCTATGACTGGAACTTCCTTCAGATGACAATGTAAAACCtggtcaaataaattttttaacaaaaacaacAGAAAAGGACCTCAGGAAatgttaaagttttaaacatctaTGATTTctaatttaacataaaaatagaAGGTGTCACtctatatttgatttataactTGAATGGGATAtagaaaccaaaaaaaaaaaaaagaaaagaaaaccttAGGATTATTTTGCTTCCAAGTTAGAATTCCAGTCTGACCCACTAACGGCCTCAAGTCTCTCGCCACTAGATAAAAACGAACCTGTTTCCAAGGGGGAAACCATGCCTTTTTCAGCAGCAGTTCCTCTACATTAACCACaaacggaaaaataaaaaaatcaatcttCGTCTACCATGAAAAGTGTATGTAAAATAAGACTACCAACTGCATTCTGAAAGAAGTACACTACCACAGAGAGATGTCTGGGAATAACTGATACATACACAATTGCAAGTTTAATAACATGCAAAAGTACATTGGAGATGAATTGTTCTTTTTTATTCCCAGTAATTTATTTACCTCAGAAGAAACTAGCACTCTCTTGTTAGTGAATAATCGCCATACAAGTACAAAGCTCATCCAACAGGGCAATCATcgtaatttatattaaattctcCGACGAAATTAAATCCCAGATatcaattagaaataaaatcAGCACAAACTCATCCTCCATAGCCCTAATCAGCACGCAAGATTGAATTCCGTCAAACCCCAACAAAACCCTAACTTGAAAATGCAGTAAATAAGGGCAGCACCTGATGCACAGTGCCGAAGAGACCCGCACCACCTTGCAGACGATAAAACCTCCATGATCGAGCTGCACACAATACGTATTTTACTGATTAAACCAATTAAATTTGAACTAATCCactaaaattttatgaaatcaacaaaattgatatataaaattgtattatatcatcccatacatttcGTAAGTAAATACATGAATAATTATTACTGGGCTATGAAGACTCTGGGAAACTGTATCTGGAGTCTCCCACATCGATATTTGGCGAACTAAAAGCGAGAGGCTTCTACTATAAGAGCTGCGGTCGTTCTTCCTCACTGAAcacttagctcctaatcgttattacaacacaatttgattagagtttaaaattttctttacaataagctcaaaacatattatttgatttgaatattaaaaatagtatttcatctcatattataaaacatgtccacacataatcaaaatcgATCATATacaaacaaatcatatcctcgggacatgccctggtatatagatacatacatatactgggaacaaaacataaaacctcaactcaaactgtgactctctctagaagtaccatctccggtctcctgatatcctgtagtccctgtcattgtccacatacaaagacaacaacagccccatctggggtgagcaaagctcagtctgaagcaaccacaatatatacaacagatatctaaacaatgatatatgatatgcaatgcatgtacgTCGTGGagatatcaggtcaaatgcccatccactgagcacatgtcagaatcaaacgaatcgctatcaaatcaatgctcgagctggcacaccggcctcaataagggatactcgtatgatagcgtcgacaaagcgccatcaaatcccaaatctcatatccaatcatcggggccacaaatgtctatgctttaagggtcatttaataccaaacatagcattgtgttcacaaactccagaatcaaatcaaatcatatcagggtatccaaggatcatagctcaacgtgcatgtcatgtatgccacataaactcaacaaataaggcatatagacatgtattctcaatccaatcaatcaaatcaatcaaacatatatcatatgatacagatacctgtcgtatgttacccggtcgcaacatacctcaattcttcgttccagtcgatgtagcttgaagatatcagtataatattctatctacatcaataacatattcacttcaatcaataacatcattcaaaatcaataatataagtttcaaatatctgttgaaacttcaaaaattcatatcaaagtcaaatcatatcataattcaattccgacttcaaaacttagttttttttcggttattctaccgcatatatttatcagaattaataataactgacaaatacttcttcaatctcaatccaatgattaaaattccctaattataataaattgggaaaaattcaaaataacatcactataagcATCTCTTCTTCGttcaaatcatacactattcaaccatcttcaatttctgtatgatttaacaatttatcggatttattctaaaaatcgacgaatttcaaacatcaccaaaactataaaatttatacctcaaatcgaagacctcgtgtcaacgatcccagaactgaagtcggttcgtcgattggataaaccgataagtcgcaagatcgaaaaaaaaaatcgaaaaccctATTTCTTTTCCTCTCTCCTCTCTGAATTTCTGAAGAATGAAACTTCACGTAAGtttcatatttatcatttttttattttttttattttaatattatattttaataaaataatataatataatataatatatattatttaacattttaatatcGGTATATCCCTTCGtatcagtcaaacgatcaaatttttcaaaactcaaaacatgaaatttctatatctttgagttttctacggtatatccaaatctcaaatcatttggagtTCATATGGAAAAGATATGGCaataattaccattttgcctttaaaattaattcattatttttcaacttatttacaaaaatgccatcaaaataaattgaatatttttcaacttatttaccaaaatgcaatcaaagctattttattcTCGTGCTCTCACATTTCTccccaacttaaaagatttcgtcctcgaaatctcaaacatctctatatacataacattggcaaacatataatatgttatcagttatagtacatatcaaaactaaaatcagtaaatggatcattatacattgaatacaacGGAACAGGAGGAATAGAATCAAATaagtgcggatatgattctcgcatcttgcttgccaattcccacgttgactcctccacaccatgtcgtgtccattgcacTCGAACCAAAGGAATAGATTTTTTACGCAATATCTTCTtcttccgatccataatgcaaacaggttgttcaacataggaaagagaaggatcaagttcaacctcatcaggtgcaagtacatgtgatggatctggttcatattttcacaacatagaaacatgaaacacatcatgaatggcagataaagctggtggcaatgccaaccgataagcaagatcTCCAACTCAatcaaggatctcgtatggaccaatatatcgaggagataacttccctcgcatgccaaatcgaacggtgcctctaaagggagatattttcaaaaaaactttatcacctttctggaattccaagggtcgtcttcgtttatttgcataactcgtttgacgatcctgagcggctttcatccgctgtcggatcaactgaaccttatcattcatttcctgtatcatttcaggtccagtcaattgtctttcaccaatttcatcccagaataacggtgacctacatcgtctcccggataaggcttcaaacggtgccataccaatacttgtttgaaagctattattataagaaaattccaacaatggtaaagcatcttgccatcccattctgaaatccatcacaatcgcacgtaacatatcttctaacgtctgaatcgta contains the following coding sequences:
- the LOC140986898 gene encoding putative uridine kinase C227.14 isoform X1, giving the protein MWETPDTVSQSLHSPVIIIHVFTYEISIMEVLSSARWCGSLRHCASEELLLKKAWFPPWKQVRFYLVARDLRPLVGQTGILTWKQNNPKVLHCHLKEVPVIDSGCMDEICKILAERLLLTAAAESNPNFKHIIGLCGPPGSGKSTLASEVVRYVNELWPQKSSYFGSQVESPQVALVLPMDGFHLYRHQLDAMKDPEEAHARRGSPWTFDPERLLRCLTKLKNEGSVCVPSFDHGVGDPVEDDIFVNLQHKIVIVEGNYLLLDEDVWRDISCIFDEKWFIDVDIEKAMKRVLKRHISTGKPPDVAKWRIDYNDRPNAELIMESKQNADLIIKSVDFSRCSPTRLSEMGI
- the LOC140986898 gene encoding putative uridine kinase C227.14 isoform X3, which translates into the protein MWETPDTVSQSLHSPVIIIHVFTYEISIMEVLSSARWCGSLRHCASEELLLKKAWFPPWKQVRFYLVARDLRPLVGQTGILTWKQNNPKVLHCHLKEVPVIDSGCMDEICKILAERLLLTAAAESNPNFKHIIGLCGPPGSGKSTLASEVVRYVNELWPQKSSYFGSQVESPQVALVLPMDGFHLYRHQLDAMKDPEEAHARRGSPWTFDPERLLRCLTKLKNEGSVCVPSFDHGVGDPVEDDIFVNLQFIDVDIEKAMKRVLKRHISTGKPPDVAKWRIDYNDRPNAELIMESKQNADLIIKSVDFSRCSPTRLSEMGI
- the LOC140986898 gene encoding putative uridine kinase C227.14 isoform X2, with translation MEVLSSARWCGSLRHCASEELLLKKAWFPPWKQVRFYLVARDLRPLVGQTGILTWKQNNPKVLHCHLKEVPVIDSGCMDEICKILAERLLLTAAAESNPNFKHIIGLCGPPGSGKSTLASEVVRYVNELWPQKSSYFGSQVESPQVALVLPMDGFHLYRHQLDAMKDPEEAHARRGSPWTFDPERLLRCLTKLKNEGSVCVPSFDHGVGDPVEDDIFVNLQHKIVIVEGNYLLLDEDVWRDISCIFDEKWFIDVDIEKAMKRVLKRHISTGKPPDVAKWRIDYNDRPNAELIMESKQNADLIIKSVDFSRCSPTRLSEMGI
- the LOC140986898 gene encoding putative uridine kinase C227.14 isoform X4; translation: MWETPDTVSQSLHSPVIIIHVFTYEISIMEVLSSARWCGSLRHCASEELLLKKAWFPPWKQVRFYLVARDLRPLVGQTGILTWKQNNPKVLHCHLKEVPVIDSGCMDEICKILAERLLLTAAAESNPNFKHIIGLCGPPGSGKSTLASEVVRYVNELWPQKSSYFGSQVESPQVALVLPMDGFHLYRHQLDAMKDPEEAHARRGSPWTFDPERLLRCLTKLKNEGSVCVPSFDHGVGDPVEDDIFVNLQHKIVIVEGNYLLLDEDVWRDISCIFDEKWFIDVDIEKAMKRVLKRHISTAS